GGGGGCAGCACGCGTGCCACCCTTGAATATGCGGGCAGCGACCCGAGCGTAGCGAGGATCGTAGGTCTCGCCCGGCTTGCCGGTGTACTTCTCCCGCAGCGCCTTGAGCCGCTCGGCATCCCAGACCATGGCTGATGTCTCCCCGGCGCGTCACATGGCCACCTGCCGCGCCCGTGGACGACCGACATCACGGCGGCGACCGCTTTGGCGGACCTGTTGAACTGTTCCCCGGAGCTTGGATTGCCCCTTGTTTGCCCAATCAAAAGGCAAATCCATTTGAAATGCAATTCACATTGATTTATCCAGGTATGTGAATTTTTCTCACAGACGGATCCGATGGGCGACCAGGGAATTCCCAGCCGGCTGCCGCCGCTCAACTCGCTGCGCGCCTTCGAGGCAACGGCCCGCCGAGGCTCTGTGTCGGCGGCGGCGCGTGAGCTCGGCGTCACCCACGGCGCCGTCAGTCATCAGATCAGGGCTCTCGAAGAGACGCTGGGGTCTTCGCTGTTCGAACGCGGCAGCCGCCGCATGCGGCTGACGGCGCAAGGCGCCTTGCTGCTACCCGCCGTGGCCCAGGCCTTCGGCGACATCGCCACCGCGACGGCCCGCCTGCAACGGCCCGAGGCAAGCGGCACGCTGACCATCATGTGCGTCGCCGGCCTCCTGTCCTTCTGGCTGCTGCCACGCCTCCATGGCTTCACCGACGCCTACCCCGGCATCACGCTGAACCTTTCGGCCGGCAATGACCCGGCACGCGTCGGCGATCCGGAAGTCGATCTGGTCATTCTCTACGGCCGAGGCAGCGTCGACGGATGCTGGAGCCGGTTGTGGAGCTCGCTTCGCTTGTTTCCGGTGGTTTCGCCGAGTCTGATCGCCAGCCGGCCGCTGCGCTCGGTGCGCGACCTTCGCCATCACACCCTGCTGCACGGCGACCGTGGCGACGAGTGGGCGACCTGGCTCACCGCGGCCGACGCCGCCGAACTGCCACGCGGCCGCCAGCATTTCCTTGGCGACGCACGCCTTTCCACCGAGGCGGCCGTGCATGGACAGGGCGTCGCGGTGGGCGATACCATCACTGCCGCCCGTCTGATCGCCGACGGCGATCTCGTGGTGCCCTTCGACCTCTCGGTGGCGGCCAACGACAGTTT
Above is a window of Pleomorphomonas sp. T1.2MG-36 DNA encoding:
- a CDS encoding LysR substrate-binding domain-containing protein; the protein is MPSRLPPLNSLRAFEATARRGSVSAAARELGVTHGAVSHQIRALEETLGSSLFERGSRRMRLTAQGALLLPAVAQAFGDIATATARLQRPEASGTLTIMCVAGLLSFWLLPRLHGFTDAYPGITLNLSAGNDPARVGDPEVDLVILYGRGSVDGCWSRLWSSLRLFPVVSPSLIASRPLRSVRDLRHHTLLHGDRGDEWATWLTAADAAELPRGRQHFLGDARLSTEAAVHGQGVAVGDTITAARLIADGDLVVPFDLSVAANDSFFIACRNEMRSAPIVKAFVDWMFATLDADALPEPKLSPRSPQRRPANLSPDA